The proteins below are encoded in one region of Hordeum vulgare subsp. vulgare chromosome 3H, MorexV3_pseudomolecules_assembly, whole genome shotgun sequence:
- the LOC123441909 gene encoding FBD-associated F-box protein At4g10400-like, which produces MTRPPAAAAAAAIPKPKRKRRRRPKAGKGAAADSPDCFSNLPDDIVLAIANRLPTRLAVTLSVLSRRFRHLPSLYAHLDSLRFSSAASPVPLHATQPKLLRRLDIVPPKRIKPSAIRHVIAAAADHGLSELSVRLHRRVCLPKSAFFIRSLTVLSLDTCGVPPLSTVACARLRTLKLHRVYIKQEALNAILSAATGLQTLEMVFCTGLDAGCTVESLSVRSFSFKPGTEQREVTLRATELRAITLHTRPKTRKVHLEPSPDVRKAYLHVAKSMEMLFFRMRPFLDAATVLASLTLRGFAMKLLADEYKDIAKLPVTFQGLRILSVSLDFSRESEAVLLVKLLESCPGLQQLTVSAAENKKIDTGFSFADHKKMLTKASCLTKSLAQIKFLGFNSEEYLKDLLVFLLNRTDKLRKIGVQFQESEETVVKWALSVRPAPIEKRSNLFSKPYLQLEYP; this is translated from the exons AtgacccgcccgccggccgccgccgccgccgccgcgatcCCCAAGCCCAAGCgcaagcgccgccgccgccccaaggCCGGCAAGGGCGCGGCCGCCGACTCGCCCGACTGCTTCTCCAACCTCCCCGACGACATCGTGCTCGCCATCGCCAACCGCCTCCCGACCCGCCTCGCCGTCACGCTCTCCGTCCTCTCCCGCCGCTTCCGCCACCTCCCCTCCCTCTACGCCCACCTCGACTCCCTCAGgttctcctccgccgcctccccgGTCCCGCTGCACGCCACCCAGCCGAAGCTCCTCCGCCGCCTCGACATCGTCCCGCCCAAACGCATCAAGCCCTCCGCCATCCGCCATGTCATCGCCGCCGCCGCTGACCACGGCCTCTCCGAGCTCTCCGTCCGCCTGCACCGCCGCGTCTGCCTGCCCAAGAGCGCCTTCTTCATCCGCTCCCTGACCGTGCTGTCCCTCGACACCTGCGGCGTGCCGCCCCTCTCCACCGTCGCCTGCGCCCGCCTCCGGACGCTCAAGCTCCACCGCGTCTACATCAAGCAGGAGGCCCTCAACGCCATCCTCTCCGCGGCGACCGGGCTCCAGACGCTGGAGATGGTATTCTGCACGGGCTTGGACGCCGGATGCACGGTGGAGTCGTTGTCCGTGAGGAGCTTCTCGTTTAAGCCCGGCACGGAGCAGCGGGAGGTCACGCTGAGAGCGACGGAGCTGAGGGCAATCACGCTTCACACGCGACCCAAGACGCGGAAGGTGCACCTGGAGCCTTCGCCGGATGTCAGGAAGGCGTACCTGCACGTCGCCAAGTCCATGGAAATGCTTTTCTTCAGGATGCGGCCGTTCTTGGATGCTGCAACAGTGCTAGCTTCCCTCACGCTAAGAGGCTTTGCTATGAAG TTGCTAGCTGATGAATATAAAGATATTGCAAAGTTGCCAGTTACATTTCAAGGGTTAAGGATATTGTCAGTGAGCTTGGATTTCTCGCGTGAATCAGAAGCTGTTTTGCTGGTGAAGCTGCTTGAGAGCTGTCCTGGCCTACAGCAGTTGACTGTTTCG GCTGCTGAAAATAAGAAGATAGACACGGGCTTTAGTTTTGCTGATCACAAGAAGATGCTTACAAAGGCATCATGCCTAACTAAGAGCCTGGCGCAGATCAAGTTTCTTGGGTTCAACTCTGAAGAATATCTGAAGGACCTCCTTGTTTTCCTATTAAACCGAACCGATAAGCTGAGGAAGATTGGGGTGCAGTTTCAAGAGAGCGAAGAAACTGTTGTGAAGTGGGCTTTATCAGTGAGGCCGGCCCCAATTGAAAAAAGATCTAATCTGTTCAGCAAGCCTTACCTACAGTTGGAGTATCCCTGA
- the LOC123444421 gene encoding GDSL esterase/lipase At4g10955-like → MTVGRCPPPRSQQIYLFSHATRKATLPHLPVPTNPRPYPSTTFSSTPVLTRSTLAPARRPERQGGFVWPAMAMDLVPPAPAVAGEADPEAVKGEEEEEEDVVMVVGEVGGRCGGDAVVVAPADAEVEGHPYAFHVSGPRNLPPPNWREIIRSSWKDPNYKRMVMACFIQAVYLLEIDRQDEKGEEDGLAPKWWKPFKYKVTQTLVDERDGSIYGAVLEWDRSSALSDLILLRPSGAPRAVLALRGTLLQKPTIKRDLQDDLRFLVWESLKGSVRYVGALEALKAAVERFGSANVCVAGHSLGAGFALQVCKDLAKQGIFVDCHLFNPPSVSLAMSLRSMSEKASHLWQKVKGSLPLKEEAALDSAKEEGSIKKKLRADKKWVPHLYVNNSDYICCHYNAPSSSSSGPDGGPDEQQQHRKASEIAGDVVAKLFVTSSKGPQKFMEAHGLEQWWSDGMELLAVSDSKLIHRQLKSLYSSTAVPPPAKS, encoded by the exons ATGACCGTTGGGCGCTGCCCCCCGCCGAGATCCCAGCAGATATACCTCTTCTCCCACGCCACCAGGAAGGCGACGCTCCCACACCTCCCGGTCCCCACGAACCCCCGCCCCTACCCCTCGACGACATTCTCGTCCACCCCCGTGCTCACGCGCTCCACGCTTGCCCCCGCGCGCCGACCGGAGCGGCAGGGAGGTTTCGTCTggcccgccatggcgatggacttgGTGCCGCCCGCGCCCGCGGTGGCAGGGGAGGCGGATCCGGAGGCGgttaagggggaggaggaggaggaggaggatgtggtgatggtggtgggggAGGTCGGGGGACGGTGCGGCGGCGACGCCGTGGTGGTGGCCCCGGCGGACGCGGAGGTCGAGGGGCACCCCTACGCCTTCCACGTCTCCGGCCCGCGCAACCTGCCGCCGCCCAACTGGAGGGAGATCATCAGATCGAGTTG GAAGGATCCAAATTACAAAAGGATGGTAATGGCATGCTTCATTCAGGCAGTCTACCTTCTTGAAATAGACAGGCAAGATGAGAAAGGAGAGGAGGATGGCCTTGCTCCAAAATGGTGGAAGCCCTTCAAGTACAAGGTCACACAGACACTAGTTGATGAGAGAGATGGCTCCATATACGGCGCCGTCCTTGAGTGGGACCGGTCTTCTGCTTTGTCTGATCTTATCCTCCTAAGACCAAGTGGCGCGCCGAGGGCCGTATTAGCTCTCCGGGGAACATTGCTGCAGAAACCTACAATCAAGAGAGACCTACAAGACGATCTGCGTTTCCTGGTTTGGGAGAGCTTGAAGGGTTCGGTGAGATACGTTGGCGCTTTAGAAGCACTGAAGGCTGCAGTTGAGAGGTTTGGGAGCGCGAATGTTTGCGTGGCGGGGCACTCGTTGGGAGCTGGTTTCGCCCTCCAGGTATGCAAAGATCTTGCCAAGCAAGGAATCTTCGTGGACTGCCATCTGTTCAACCCGCCTTCTGTTTCACTTGCCATGAGCCTAAGAAGCATGAGCGAGAAGGCCAGCCACTTGTGGCAGAAAGTGAAGGGAAGTCTGCCATTGAAGGAAGAAGCAGCGCTTGACAGTGCAAAAGAGGAGGGCAGCATCAAGAAGAAACTGCGCGCGGATAAGAAATGGGTGCCACACTTGTATGTGAACAACAGTGACTACATCTGCTGCCACTACAAtgccccctcttcctcttcctccggaCCCGACGGCGGCCCGGATGAGCAGCAGCAGCATCGCAAGGCGAGCGAGATTGCCGGCGACGTGGTCGCGAAGCTCTTCGTCACATCGTCGAAAGGCCCGCAGAAATTCATGGAGGCGCACGGGCTGGAGCAATGGTGGTCGGATGGGATGGAGCTGCTGGCCGTGTCTGACAGCAAGCTTATACATAGGCAGCTGAAGTCTCTGTACTCATCCACAGCAGTACCACCTCCTGCAAAGTCATAG